In Lathyrus oleraceus cultivar Zhongwan6 chromosome 2, CAAS_Psat_ZW6_1.0, whole genome shotgun sequence, the DNA window CGATCAAATCCATCTATTTTGTCATCCCTAGTTAAAAATATATTGACAattttttgttttgattatgtcTCATGCCTTTCCAAGTTTCATGTCCAATACTTTTCTCCCTTTGCTAGGACTTCTCTTCTTAAGTTAAAATCTTCCGTTGTATAATTTCTAACTAGGATTGTCAACGTTATAAATAAAATTGAGACAACACTATATCAATTAagaaaaacaaatgaaaaagaGTACGTTCTGAATGCTCACAGGAATGTTTGACAATCAATACAAGTGGCCTATGTAGAATAGGTTCAAGTATTTCTTGGTCTGAATCATGTATCTGGATTAATAGGCTATCTCCAAATGGGAGTTTAGTGATTATCAAGTATTTTCTAAGAACACACTTTGCAGGATGATCTTGTATTCCATTCAAATCTCTTGGATTTACCAAATGTGAAGAGAACAATGCACTACCATTTGATCAGACTAGAATATTGAATGCTTTATTATTTATCGTGAGAGATAACATGCAGCAATAACAATTCACCAGTTTCCTTTTTCCTTTGTTTTGTCCTGCAAACCAACACCTGACCTGTCTTTCCCCCATCGCTGTTAAATAATGTTTCCTTGTTGGTCTATCTTGTTTTTGTAGGAGGTTATGTTTCTTTTACCTAATTCTTCTTCACCTTGCAGATAGGTGCTTTGCTCTATGTACGCGTTGTGAAAGCAAACCCTGGAATGAATCCGGAGCTGTCATGCACTGATGGTCGGTGTCTTATTCTTTGACTTCATTTTTAATTTCCTTTTTTGTGGCTACCTTTGCATCACGGAGCTTTAAATTCTCTGGTTAATATCATGTTtctttccattttatttttgcaaACACAATTCCATCTTTGATTTTTTTATGATGTTTGTTTAGCCAGTGGGAAAGCAGGAGAGTTTGGTGCCCTAAAGGAAGGCTATATGTTTGAGTGTTCAACTGGTCTCTCAAGAATGTACGGaatttaattttgtttttcttttcatGCATATTTTTAACAGATCATGATACGAGAAATTATTAATTGTTTGTAGGCTTCTCAGCTCACCCACATGTCCGGTACTTGATACTTTAGGGAAGAAACTCTCTTTCGAGATAGCAGTTGGCTTAAACGGACGTGTTTGGGTATGCATACGCCCTCTAGtttcatttttcttaaatatattCTGTCTCATTTCTAGCATTGAGCAATATTTACAAATTAGGAGTTGGGATATTTTCTTTGTATTAATGTAAGTTTTCCGTTTGAATTGGTTTCATCTAGGTCAATGCCTCGTCTTCGTCTACAACCATCATTGTAGCTAATGCACTCATAAACTCAGAGACGTTGAGTGGTGTCCAACAGAAAATAATGGCTGAGAAGTTGCTGCAGAGAGCCCAGTGATCAAGCTAATCGCACGCCTATACATTTTGTCTTCCCAAATACCAGCCCTTCTGCAGGGCAAGGGCAATCTATGATACTACAACCACTAGCTAAATGCACAAATGTATTTCAACTCATTGGCTGTTCAATGCAAGTTACATGGCATTTATATAAAATGATGTGTCATGTATTATTTGTTACTAGGAGTTTAATTTTCCATATTTATTATAAATTGTTATTTATATTGTCCATTCATAGATATACTATACTTGCAGTGTTTGCCTAATTTAAAATGCGATGGTATAATATTCTGTTAGTGTTGCTGTTCTAGCTTGTTTTATATAGAAATATTATATTATCCACCCTTAACTTTTTTAGAGAATATACAAGTTGTTCATGGGAATATGCTTCCAGCGTAATCAACAACGACTTACAAATAGAAATAACCATAAAAAGTTCAATATGTCTTTTATGATGGATCATACAATAATTTCTTTGCCTTTGGATAACGAATCTTTTGAAAACTTATAATACAATTTAGTTTACTTATTATTAGGGTTGCTCTTCCCATTCATAGTAGAGAAGCGCCACCCTtaaaaaaatcctaaaaaatgCAAATTGAATGATATCTTTATTTTCATGTACACTAAAATATTTTGTTTTGTAAGtgtgttatttttattttatcaaaaAATATTATAGAACTTATGATAGTTCCTTTACTTTTTCTAGATAGCACAAAAGTAAATTCTTGGAATTATTAAACGGGAAAATAAATATAACACCATTTTACATGCAGTCTTGATTTCATGATCATATCACCATACCTTCAAATATGTATAATTTTTTTTCTCTATTCTCAATATGGTTTTATACTTCAAAATCATATTCTTATGTTTTTTTCACATAAAAAAAGTAAAAGAAGCTGAAATTTAAGGTGATGTAGATGTATTTTCTTCCTCGTTGCTTATAAGAATCTGGTTAAGCCGGAAAAATAGGTCAAAGCTAGTGTGATATTGGAAAGCATGATGAATGTCTGGACTGTTATAATAAATTCTTCTACAGAATAGTTATATATCGAATATGTAGTACATTTAAGTGTTGAATTGTAATTTTTTGTGTCGACGCAGAttgctcgacagaagcaaggaaTTGTAGAATCACAtagtgtgttgagttgtattagtgtCTCGAAGTGTCGAAACATGTTGCCTCACATAGAATTTCGACTTTGacctatttttagtagtgttaattattttggacttttatagttttgagTTTTGGTTTAGGGAACAAactaacctaaatctataaatagagagagtaATCCTTATTCTTGTAAGAGTGAattcataacattgtatttacataattttgcagttgcaaagtgaataaagatATAGTTTGTTGAAATGGTTTGTAATTTTTTCGTTCAAAAATTATAGTTGAGAGAGAGTTTGCAAATTTTCTATCTAAAAATTATAGATAAGAAACAATTTTCATTTTTCCATAAAAAATTATAATTGAGAGagagattttgcaatttttcctttaaaaaattataattaagaCAGTTTACAATTTTTCCGTTCAAAATTTGTAATTTGGTGGGTTTGTAATTTTCTCCTTAAAAATTGAAATTGTATGAGAGAGTTTGCAGTTTTGTCCTTGTAAAATTACAAGTTGAATTATGATTTTATGAGTTTTTTGTTTGAATTTTTGCTTTTTTTGTGTGGGTATGCTTCCGCGTGCGTAGgaattttttgttgttgttattttcACAACAATATTAACATCCAAATCTATAAGAAATGAGAATAACAATTAACGATAGAAACAACCAAAAGGAAATAAAAATGATGGAAATCGGTTCATATCTGATCAAAACAACCACTAACATGGAGATCTCTATCAGAAAATAATTTCTTAGAGTATCTGAATTATTCAAAGTATCGAAAAACCTGATTCAAAAAATGATTTCTTATTAGAGTACCTTCTTTCCTCCTAAACGAGGAACCCAAGAAAAAGGATCCCTGTTCCTTTTTCATTTCAAGTTGTGATGGACGGAAAGGGAGAAACAGTGCTCTCCGGTGAGGTTGTTTGAAACAAAAACTCATCTAGTTCATTAGGAAGGTCGTGATATGAGGAGTAAGAATATGACTTTGATTTTTTTCATGTGTGGTGGTGGCCGTGGATAGGGTGGAGAAAGGGGCAGCGACGATGCTAGAGTTTGAGGAGATAAAGATAGAGAGAATAAAGAAGAGAAAGGTTTGGGAAAACGggagagaggagagagagagatagaaatTGAAAAGAAGTAAAATAAGTGACACATATCATTGTTGAAAAGACTTGATTTGtgaattgactggtcaacttATTAATTACTCGTTACTGTTTTATATAGTGTAAAATTTGTGAACAAGCGAGGGTAAATTATGAAAAATGTAAGTATTTTTATTAGTTTCTTTAGGTTATGTTTTGGATTGATGAAACGTTgttgaaaaaaaacaaaaaaaaaacattgaAAAAAAAGAACACAATCACAACACAAGAACATAACTTGGAAACTCCAAAATCAGAGAAAAACCACGGATGTTGTCAATAGACAACCAGAGAATAACAATATGTGAAAATTGTTACAACACATAATATATATAGCCTTGAAATCTCTCTTCCTTTATAAAACTAAGTGATGCGGGACTTCAAAGAACTTGTATTCTATATATTGCCTTGTACTCTTTCTTCATTCACAAAACTAAACGATGTGAGACTTCTTGAACATGTATACTTTCAGCCAACCCCAATAATCTCcaccttgattgaaaataatacataagctttcattgtcttcactgacaatcatactccaccataaagagtatcaacatgtatattttcaaccaaccccaacAATCCCCACATTAATTGAAAATGATACATAAACTTTCACtgtcttcaccgacaatcatactCCACCATAAGAAGTATAGTCACTTGAAGCTACACCAGTCCAAGAATTTTCACATTGTCTTCATCGacaatcatagttttaaaaactaTCATATTCTGTCATGAAGAATATATTTCCCTTGAAGATAAACCACTTCAAGAATTTCACATTGTTATCACCGACAATTATATACTTTATCATGAAGAATAAATTCCACTTGAAGCTAAACCACTACAAGAATTTCATattgtcttcaccgacaatcaAAGTTTTAAAAAACTATCATACTCCACCTAAATAAGAGTATACTTCACTTGAAGTTAAACCACTTCAAGAATTTTCACATTGTCTTTACTGACAACATAGTTTTAAAAAAACTATCATACTCCACCTAAAGAAGAGTATACTTCACTTGAAGATAAACCACTTCGGGAATTTTTACATTGTCTTCACTAATAATCATAGTTTTAAAAAACTATCATATTCCACCTATAAAAGAGTATACTTCACTTGAAATTATACTACTTCAAGAATTTTCACTTGTCGAAAACCAGGTTAAAActttatggtgcaactttcatGTTGGTCGTAAGCTCTTAAACCATTGGCATAATCTTGCACATTGTGTAATCTTGATTGTATAAACACATCTTTAACTTGAACATTTCACAAGTCAGAAAAATTCTTCCATCAATTTTCTCTAGCCCAAACTGCACAGTGAATTTCTTTACTGCAGCTCAACAACTCTTTCACAACACCATCCTTCTTTTCTGATGTGAAAGATTAGACAAAACTGCAACCACAGAGCTACTAAGAACACTTATCCCTGGATCGAACTAAAAAGATCTGATACCAGCTGTTGGAAAAAAACAAACAAAGCATAGAGAAAAAAGAGAGGTACACAATCACAACACAAGAACATAACGTGGAAACTCCAACTGGAGAAAAAACCACGATCATTGTCAATAAACAACCAGAGAACAACAATATGTGAAAATTATTACAACACATAATATACCTTAACTAACATATGCCCTCAATGCACCCACACCAtccaaaacaaatatttaactacatctcGCAACACCCAAATACAAGAGTATAAGAGAACAAAGAAAGTCAAATACAAGCTTAAATTGCTTTTGACTGATGCATATTGgtgaaggagaatagccatccaaggcgcagcggaatttaaaaatttctccatttagtgatccttacgaatgggcatgatcagtgatagaatcgttatctcttgtggcgattcaaacctttggtgtagatctctgataatgatcaaaatctttgatacagatccacggggcgatcacgaacgttgaacgatgacaatgtctctactcagtccacacgaacggattccttcaatcgcagtgctagctgttatgaatgaaggctttgagtgagagaaagagggaaacaaaattccaagtctctacttgaatttctgtctgagtggattggagtgacaatgcttctacccaaggggttctatttatagaaccacttgtgtgggcttcaagctaaaaagcccccttaagtgtattttggcccatatcttataatatgcccaaaatcacttaagtatttggtaccttaccatatttcgtctcccacttaagtgcaccgtaccttacggtgttccttagttactctatctctcatcaatccgtcctttgtgtgtgaccctataggttttcgcggcgttggcaattatattaaatcacgcatttaacataataaacagtgagcggtatctagcaacacatcactgctacccaagtcacgaaaatgtcatgtgatctgacaaaacctcctgtgataataattatgtgtataattacccctttgcccttatgtctatattgaacacaaggtatagaccgtgtcacccttgtccagttcaatattgggcccatagacatttatcctgttacgcaggattggcaaattccatctaggacactcatgtccctcagcatgcttcgtggagtacccatcaactgtctttatggttatccagttacggacaacgttggatcagcaataaagcactcgactctacatctaggatccatagtggtttcaggtcgaagagtggtatacactattatcaccatgagaataacttatgacactttgcataactttctatatagtattctcatagcgggtcaatctggtataaacattactcctaatattcatacctatgtttaagacttgataactctttatccatgatccatgagatgtgatcatcagtctacaaacataatagtcttaatgctttaatgttatcccacttcacactaaagctcgactacggatactttaagaatagtgtccttatgtttaatgtgttctcatgattaagtcacacttaatacattaaacggactatctattccagggactttattaatcaaccataataaagaaaatgcctttaaataattcgatacaagtaccaaaagtattggcctctagggcttacaccaacaattggaatgaagaacttgaatcctATATATAACCTTGGACTCTCTCTTTCTTCATAAAACTAAGCGATGTGGACTTCAAAGAACTTGTATCTTATATATAGTCTTGAACTCTCTCttcattcacaaaactaagcgaTATGAGACTTCTTCAACTTGTATATTTTCAACTAACCTCAACAACTTAACGGAACGGAACAGAACATAACAGATGGTTTGTGATGTTACTTTGTGAATTTGCTTCATAATGTTAGTCCTTTCAACTTGCTGAGGTTTTACAAAAGGGTTTATCCCAATATTTGAATTAttgatttgaaaatcaaaggTTGAAGCATCAGATAAGATTGGAGCAAAGTAATTCATATCCAAAAGATATGTAAGTGAACAACTATTTGTACGGTTCATGTTCATACTTTTTGTTCATTGTTATTCCCTATTGTAGAATCATTAAATTGAAGTGTTGAATAATCCTCTTTTTGCAGCAATGTTTTTTCCATGCGTTACTTCTTATAGATCTTGCACAAAACCTAGTCATCTAACgattttttttaccaaaataccccaatttttcaaaaaaaatcccaaaataactctgatttcaaaaaaattctcaatttaccccacttttaagaggaggcgccagaCCATTTGGAACCTCCTCTTGAACTTAGAGAGaaggcgccaattggattggctagaGCTCCATGTGTTTCCAATCCAATTGGCGCTCATGTATAAAGCTTAAAGGGAGGCGCCAACTGGATTGACACCTCTGtgtgttttgtgattttttttgaaaaaaagtctacgtgatagataaattcaaaatcagaccaattcatattaatattaattctcatttacacaaaaaagactaatgttGATGACCAGGATCACCTAACCAACTTTCGGTCCCACATCCCCAAGCTACCCGAACTTGTGGCCCTAACCCATGTTGATGATTCACCcaggtgtttgagtatctgaggCCCCAGAAACATCACTACCAACTGCAAGAGATTGCCtgttgagatagtcagacaaattagcgtagtcttgtgtatgcatcgaAAAGGTGTACCGTgatagctgagttcatgacccatgccagagtagttgggttgtgtttgagttgttGGAGGGCGAACATGAtgattgaagggagacattggtgtgaatgataCGTCGAGGAgaggttgaaatgattgttgtggtgtttggtagacatatgcgtcgaggaaaggttgaaatgattgcATGTTTGACACATGGCTTCCCTCTgacttgcatgcttgacacatcactTCCGTCTAGTTTGCATGTTTGACACTTCACTTCTGACttgcttgcatgtttgacacatcacttcTTTCTAGCTTTGCATCTTTGACAAATCActtacctatttaagtgtcttactatctaCATCCAACAACCAACACAAATTCATCTGCACCAAAACATTAATTTTCATCTACACAAGAAATATTAtaatgtcatcttcaccaaaatatAGTATCAATGTTCACTGCAATGGTGAGACATATGAGTCTGAGTTATATGGGTTTTGTTTTCAAAACACCGATACAATccgacttacgatcaagagaaattcaaatttaTTACATTTGAAAAAACGAATTGAATCCTGCATAAGATctggtattgtgtcaaagatcacgtatcaaaatccaatttttttAGAACACTCAATGCAAATTTTTTCTGTTGAAGGTAcgggatgatgaaaatgttgaatatatgtttgttagtcacggatattctggttgcaactctattgagttgtatattactcttcaaccaagtataccatctcaacaatcttagataactaatcaagttgaatctgatgaatttgattcagaaaatccagATGACGCCGACCCAGAAGCAGAAACAGAACTCAACGTTgttgaagaagaagaataagagaccgagacacaggtcgatcatatgttgaacaacaacattgaagatgatgatcacccaacgccattacctccaagtcatgtatataatccgcctgaacatatgacaaacatggatctgAATAACGATGAAACATCTAACAATGATTTTTATAACCCGTATCCATGATCATAAGGCGAGTTAAAGGTGAGAGACATGTTCCGCAgtaaagaagaatgtgtgcgagcaataaaaaatttcacatgaaCAACTCTGTTGATTTCACTATGAAAcacactgattcgagaaggtatgtcatcgtatgccgtaacatcctttgtaagtttcggttGGCCACGTCTCACCAAAAGAAAAGCGACTCTTGGGAGATAACTGAAGGAGAACCGCGATGCAAAACtcaacggaaattaaaattttctcctttagtgatccttacgaatgggcatgatcagtgatagaaaggttacctcttgtgacgattgaaacctttgatgcagatctacagagcgatcacaaacgttgaatgacgacaacgcctctactcaattcacacgaacggattccttcaatcttagtgctagctactacgaatgaaggctttgagtgagcgagaaagagagagagagagagagagagagagagagagagagagagagagagagagagagagagagagagagagagagagagagagagagagagagagagagagagagagagagagatagagagagagagatagagtaacttaggaacaccgtaaggtacggtgcacttaagtgaattgtagaacatcgtaaggtacaatgtacttaagtagaatacgaaatatggtaaggtaccacacgcttaagtcattttggcatattataagatatgggccacatacacttaagtgggattttttagcttatagcccacacaagtggttctataaatagaacccttgtgtagaagcatttagTGCAGTTGCATTTTTTcgtttctctctttctctttctctctctctttctctctctctctctctctctctctctctctctctctcactcactcactcacactcaaagccttcattcgtagcagttagcactgagattgaaggaatccgttcgtgtggactgagtagaggcattgtcatcgttcaacgttcgtgatcgctccgtagatctgcatcaaaggtttcaatcgtcataagaggtaacgattctatcactgatcatgcccattcgtaaggatcactaaaggagaaatttttaaattccactgcgttttggatcgccattctccttcagtggtatcagagccacttacgaatattagaagtaattcatatttattagttgtactattttcttagcccctaagtttgttagagggtattttagtattttatcctattctagtaaccctagttttagcttataaataaggtgacaatcattgtaacttttatcatgttttgtagccgtcattctcttaatagaatatttccattcatcattcattctacctttgcaccaacaattggtatctagagctccggttcggattcattgggaaacacgagtgaacgtgaggtcttgtgtgtttgattttgattcttagattcgtgttgaatcttgaacaaaatctgatcagaattttaattctgtgggttgggaaacactgtgtgagaaatctgagtgtactgtgcaaggtagaaagatgaacggaaacggcaacatgaacaccaaacttccagtatttgacggtaaaaactgaaatcgttggatgatccaaatgcgtgtactgttcggtgctcaagatgttctagatcttgtcactgatggttatgttccgatagcagcagatgcgacggatgaacagaaaaacgcgcagaaggaagtaaggaagaaggatcagaaaacattgttcttcattcatcaatgtgttgatgtaaatgtgtttgagaagattgcagattcaacgacagcaaaggctgcgtgggacacactggttagatgttatggtggtgacgcatcagtgaagaaggtgaagcttcagtccttgagaaagcaatatgagaatctcaacatgaagaataatgagaaagtttctgaatacatctccagagtgattctgatcactaatgagatgaaagcgtgtggagaaactctttctgaagaaacaatcatggagaaggtattgagatcccttacctctcaatttgattacattgtggtagcaatagaacattccaaagatctgagcaccatgagaattgaagagctgcagagcagtctagaagcgcaagagttgcgtttgactgagagaacttctgaaagggaagtagagcagcaggctctgaaagcaacttctgataggaggtatcagaagcagtcagaagccaggagaagatctgatggtggtcagaagtcagaaagctcaacctctgatagacaaaagaatgctcagaagggaaaagagaagtatgacaagaagaagatccaatgttactgttgtaagaagtttggtcactttgctagagactgttggtcaaacaaggagagaaaatcagaagaagcaaatatagccagaagttctgatgacgaatctgtgctattgatggcctctgaatatgatgatatggatctgatagactggtggtatatggacactggttgttcaaatcatcttactggaaacaagaaatggctggttgactttgactctgaaaagaggacaaagatcagatgtgctgatgacaaatatcttaatgcagaaggtatgggaaatgtcaaagtgattctgaacaatgggaaaacaacattgattcagaacgtgtgg includes these proteins:
- the LOC127119614 gene encoding uncharacterized protein LOC127119614 translates to METKTSNSSTNLVDQLVYPGDVVLDLSSMTNQTIKLGGGLRQDGDVISVTKAGRLRFSKPNKYWVESSQKRYVPRPEDSVLGIVVDSRSDNFLVDIKGPELAFLPVLAFEGGTRRNIPKFEIGALLYVRVVKANPGMNPELSCTDASGKAGEFGALKEGYMFECSTGLSRMLLSSPTCPVLDTLGKKLSFEIAVGLNGRVWVNASSSSTTIIVANALINSETLSGVQQKIMAEKLLQRAQ